The Anopheles marshallii chromosome X, idAnoMarsDA_429_01, whole genome shotgun sequence genome includes a window with the following:
- the LOC128714455 gene encoding uncharacterized protein LOC128714455 — MPNEDASVSLLTRQGYWKPSARCYRFLLILLVGVLSGKLLTTARAKPTLPFQLSQIPGFTHIVERRLMDAMKTYSERRLDVESLRMIYFHDQTVAVVELGPAKRLIGCELIEIYNDADGVELLRNLSTINRPLEISFRDMIKLMEQCEQIDRLNERNSYRPAEASDSSPIAYRIAGPGRDVPDEESGNNSGSTTNDNGGFLSMIMKNRSSKRGIFYSSSFSLLSGIIPGTKWCGTGDIAESYHDLGEDASMDRCCRTHDLCPMKVRAYQKRYNLSNNSIYTKSHCKCDDMLFECLKQTNTSAAQVMGSVYFNLVQVPCVEDTPGGPQFRKAREGF; from the exons ATGCCTAACGAAGACGCTTCCGTGTCGCTACTGACCCGGCAGGGTTACTGGAAACCTTCGGCACGCTGCTACCGTTTCCTGCTGATCCTGTTGGTCGGTGTTCTGAGTGGCAAGCTACTTACCACTGCCCGCGCAAAACCTACGCTGCCATTCCAGCTGTCTCAAATTCCCGGCTTCACGCACATCGTCGAGCGTCGCCTAATGGATGCTATGAAAACTTACAG CGAGCGTCGTTTAGACGTGGAAAGTCTGCGAATGATCTACTTTCACGACCAAACCGTGGCTGTGGTTGAGCTTGGGCCCGCCAAACGGCTCATCGGATGTGAGCTGATCGAGATCTA TAATGATGCAGACGGGGTGGAACTGTTACGCAATCTGTCAACGATAAACCGGCCGCTAGAAATTTCTTTCCGCGATATGATAAAGCTGATGGAGCAGTGCGAGCAGATCGATCGGCTGAACGAGCGCAACAGCTACCGACCTGCGGAGGCCTCTGACTCTTCGCCGATCGCTTATCGAATTGCGGGACCCGGGCGTGATGTGCCGGATGAGGAAAGCGGAAATAACTCCGGTTCCACCACCAACGACAACGGTGGATTTTTGTCCATGATCATGAAAAATCGCAGCAGTAAGCGAGGCATCTTCTACTCGAGCTCGTTTTCGCTGCTCAGTGGTATCATACCCGGTACCAAGTGGTGCGGTACCGGGGATATTGCGGAGAGCTATCACGATCTTGGAGAGGACGCATCGATGGACCGATGTTGTCGTACGCACGATCTATGCCCGATGAAGGTCCGAGCGTACCAAAAGCGTTACAATCTGAGCAATAACTCTATCTACACAAA GTCACATTGCAAATGCGATGACATGCTATTCGAGTGCCTTAAGCAGACCAATACCTCCGCAGCTCAAGTGATGG GATCAGTTTACTTCAACCTAGTTCAAGTGCCGTGTGTGGAAGATACTCCTGGAGGTCCTCAGTTCCGCAAGGCGCGTGAAGGTTTTTAA
- the LOC128707564 gene encoding protein-tyrosine sulfotransferase — protein sequence MRLMLRGRKLLLAIGACLTFIILFWKWTDVRAVCWGGNSAQSAGVMVRDDQSVNGGNNFRYHRNMPLIFIGGVPRSGTTLMRAMLDAHPEVRCGQETRVIPRILQLRSHWMKSEKESVRLVEAGITKEVLNGAIAQFCLEIIAKHGDPAPRLCNKDPLTLKMGSYVIELFPAAKFLFMVRDGRATVHSIISRKVTITGFDLTSYRQCLTKWNQAIQTMHEQCKEIGSDRCMMVYYEQLVLHPEEWMRKILHFLDIPWNDSVLHHEEFINKENGVALSKVERSSDQVIKPVNLEALSKWVGKIPSDVVRDMADIAPMLSVLGYDPYSNPPDYGKPDTYVQENTYKVRSNPLMWEHRAKELLNREAMADNVPPKAKDTDEDDYGGGSRDRKT from the exons ATGCGGTTAATGTTGCGTGGTCGTAAGCTACTGTTGGCAATCGGCGCTTGCCTGACCTTTATAATCCTGTTCTGGAAGTGGACTGACGTGCGAGCGGTTTGCTGGGGCGGAAATAGTGCGCAAAGTGCCGGTGTAATGGTACGGGATGATCAA AGTGTGAATGGCGGAAACAATTTCCGATATCATCGTAACATGCCGTTAATCTTTATCGGTGGAGTCCCACGTTCCGGTACCACATTAATGCGTGCCATGCTAGATGCTCATCCTGAAGTGCG CTGCGGACAAGAAACACGTGTTATACCACGCATCCTTCAATTACGTTCACATTGGATGAAATCGGAAAAAGAATCGGTACGGCTTGTAGAGGCCGGCATCACGAAGGAAGTGCTAAACGGAGCTATTGCTCAGTTCTGTCTAGAAATCATTGCCAAACATGGTGACCCAGCCCCGCGGCTTTGCAACAAAGATCCGCTCACGCTGAAGATGGGTTCGTACGTGATCGAACTATTCCCGGCGGCAAAGTTCCTTTTCATGGTGCGGGATGGCCGTGCCACCGTACACTCCATCATCTCACGCAAGGTTACCATTACCGGTTTCGATTTAACCAGCTATCGGCAGTGTCTAACCAAGTGGAACCAAGCCATACAGACGATGCACGAGCAGTGCAAAGAGATTGGTAGCGACCGTTGTATGATGGTGTACTATGAACAGCTGGTGTTGCATCCAGAAGAGTGGATGCGCAAGATACTGCACTTTCTCGACATACCCTGGAATGATTCCGTGTTGCACCACGAGGAATTCATCAACAAGGAGAACGGTGTGGCACTCTCGAA AGTTGAACGCTCGTCAGACCAAGTCATCAAACCAGTAAATCTGGAAGCACTCTCCAAATGGGTCGGGAAGATACCTAGCGATGTTGTGCGCGATATGGCCGATATTGCACCAATGCTATCAGTATTGGGATACGACCCATACTCTAACCCTCCGGACTACGGAAAACCGGACACATACGTGCAAGAGAATACTTATAAG GTACGCTCGAATCCACTAATGTGGGAACATAGGGCGAAAGAGCTTCTCAATCGGGAAGCTAT